One window of the Manihot esculenta cultivar AM560-2 chromosome 14, M.esculenta_v8, whole genome shotgun sequence genome contains the following:
- the LOC110599790 gene encoding protein DYAD isoform X2, giving the protein MIHIWADNCCRYLHQLVPFFSDHLIQIKHFLSILPLLFASFSHSMSLPSGSILQSPSYQCSYNIADPAEHIKVGSFYELAHSKLPPKFPDQLNSIRVAMVNEKTRMRVSLRFPSIYSLRAYFSETNCTKTDVKKLPALDEKYIIGSEVAAEVLYRRITPHEISAKRNSWHFWAVPSIAAEEVSTSHSNSKPRSTVVPKKGSLWSELKGTGMLKWGQRRQVRYLARHVEDKRKQKFSSKVPDKEEEEEAGDEEEENAMEVASDEGEEEKASDDEKEEDEKAGKSRETKTNRKRNHQASSCKSQNNSKRPKNEMQNQIVAYKQKKNKVLKNSIDRWSVERYKLAEVNMLKIMKEQGAVFGKPILRPELRAQARKLIGDTGLLDHLLKHMAGKVAPGGEERFRRRHNAEGAMEYWLEKADLVDIRREAGVQDPYWTPPPGWKTGDNPTQDPLCAREIRNLKEEIAKLKRDMEEQLSKKHEEELAIVTSQISSVTSHDIEHEKLLTPLKEMYIDLVNKKVKIEEQLMEISQSLCGMEEQMGKLKTAMEEAKRTESSEGPALMRLPESTSPAVTQKKRKEAIMQQKKEETVPRELRQEHSKAGCNRTPPTAKSPSPADDKAAKIERLKSGFRICKPQGTFLWPNMVISSPQVVVQLEDLFAVPTPPSVSSTSATQPHLLPAPPPQHDEPIPTSPLKPLAEKGPVTIALPTAVSRQIHSSDDVYGPQYENSSISTTSATSTNTTTITSQINLNEPPCNIQNDNGLTGSHSQGQTSTYPVTYQRRGHHTVTAIAAMPCLEPAKKEMNQWEGGKDEGKEMMRYCEQEQQGCCSAASTCPCLSVEVGAWLALATSNQPLENKSKRG; this is encoded by the exons ATGATACATATTTGGGCGGACAACTGCTGCCGATATCTTCACCAATTGGTACCTTTTTTCTCTGATCATCTGATTCAAATTAAACATTTCTTGTCCATTCTTCCCCTCCTCTTCGCTTCATTTTCTCACAGCATGTCCCTTCCATCAGGCTCTATTCTTCAGAGCCCCTCTTATCAGTGTAGTTACAATATTGCCGATCCCGCAGAGCACATTAAAGTGGGTTCCTTCTATGAACTTGCTCACTCCAAGCTCCCTCCTAAATTCCCAGATCAACTAAACTCAATCCGGGTAGCCATG GTGAACGAGAAGACCAGAATGAGGGTGTCGCTTAGATTTCCAAGCATCTACTCTCTCCGAGCCTACTTCAGTGAGACTAACTGTACCAAAACAGATGTAAAGAAGCTGCCGGCACTGGACGAGAAGTACATTATAGGATCGGAAGTAGCAGCAGAAGTTCTGTATCGGCGGATCACTCCTCATGAAATCTCCGCGAAGAGAAATTCGTGGCATTTCTGGGCGGTTCCTTCGATTGCGGCCGAGGAGGTCTCCACCTCACACTCAAATTCTAAGCCTAGAAGTACTGTCGTTCCGAAGAAGGGTTCTCTTTGGTCTGAGCTCAAGGGCACCGGGATGCTCAAGTGGGGCCAGCGCCGGCAGGTCAGATACTTGGCTCGACATGTCGAGGATAAGCGCAAACAGAAATTTTCAAGTAAGGTTCCggacaaagaagaagaagaagaggcaggggatgaagaagaagagaacgcAATGGAGGTAGCAAGTGACGAGGGTGAAGAAGAGAAAGCCAGTGATGACGAGAAAGAAGAGGATGAGAAGGCTGGTAAGTCACGGGAAACCAAGACAAATCGCAAGAGAAATCATCAGGCGTCTAGCTGCAAGTCCCAGAATAATAGCAAAAGGCCAAAAAATGAAATGCAGAATCAAATTGTAGCTTACAAGCAGAAGAAAAACAAAGTACTCAAAAACTCCATTGACAGATGGTCCGTTGAGAG GTACAAGTTAGCTGAGGTGAACATGTTGAAGATAATGAAAGAACAAGGTGCAGTGTTTGGGAAACCAATTCTAAGGCCAGAATTGAGAGCTCAGGCAAGGAAGCTAATTGGGGATACAGGTCTGCTAGACCATTTACTGAAACATATGGCAGGGAAGGTGGCGCCAGGCGGGGAAGAGAGGTTTAGGAGGCGGCACAATGCAGAAGGGGCAATGGAGTATTGGCTGGAGAAAGCCGATTTAGTTGACATAAGAAGGGAGGCTGGGGTGCAAGATCCTTATTGGACTCCGCCACCTGGGTGGAAGACTGGTGATAATCCTACACAGGACCCTCTTTGTGCCAGGGAGATCAGAAATCTGAAGGAAGAGATAGCTAAATTGAAAAG GGATATGGAGGAGCAGTTATCCAAGAAGCATGAGGAAGAACTAGCTATTGTGACCTCCCAAATATCTTCTGTTACTAGTCACGACATAGAGCATGAGAAATTATTAACTCCACTTAAG GAAATGTATATTGATTTGGTGAATAAGAAGGTTAAGATTGAGGAACAATTGATGGAAATTTCGCAATCTTTGTGTGGGATGGAG GAACAAATGGGGAAGCTAAAAACAGCAATGGAGGAAGCAAAAAGAACAGAATCATCTGAAGGACCTGCATTAATGAGATTACCGGAATCAACATCTCCAGCAGTCActcagaaaaaaagaaaagaagcaaTAAtgcaacaaaagaaagaagaaaccgTACCAAGGGAATTAAGACAAGAGCATAGTAAGGCAGGATGCAACAGGACCCCACCAACAGCAAAATCACCGTCACCTGCAGATGATAAGGCAGCAAAAATAGAAAGACTGAAGAGTGGGTTCCGGATATGCAAGCCCCAGGGGACTTTCTTGTGGCCAAACATGGTGATCTCATCTCCTCAGGTTGTGGTCCAGCTTGAAGACCTCTTTGCAGTCCCTACACCGCCATCTGTCTCTTCCACATCAGCAACACAACCCCACCTTCTCCCTGCTCCTCCTCCTCAACACGATGAACCCATCCCTACTTCCCCTCTGAAGCCATTAGCTGAAAAAGGACCTGTCACCATCGCTCTACCCACAGCTGTCTCCCGACAAATTCATTCTTCCGACGATGTCTACGGTCCTCAGTATGAGAATAGCAGCATTAGTACCACATCTGCTACTAGCACTAATACCACCACCATAACCTCCCAGATCAACCTTAATGAGCCTCCTTGCAATATTCAAAATGACAATGGACTTACTGGTTCTCATTCTCAAGGTCAGACCTCCACATATCCAGTCACCTACCAAAGACGAGGCCATCATACTGTGACAGCCATTGCTGCTATGCCTTGT TTGGAACCTGCAAAAAAAGAGATGAACCAGTGGGAGGGAGGTAAAGACGAGGGAAAGGAAATGATGAGGTACTGTGAGCAGGAGCAACAGGGATGCTGCTCCGCCGCTTCCACATGTCCGTGCTTGTCAGTGGAAGTTGGAGCGTGGTTGGCTCTTGCAACTTCTAACCAGCCCCTTGAAAATAAATCTAAACGAGGTTAA
- the LOC110599790 gene encoding protein DYAD isoform X4: MIHIWADNCCRYLHQLVPFFSDHLIQIKHFLSILPLLFASFSHSMSLPSGSILQSPSYQCSYNIADPAEHIKVGSFYELAHSKLPPKFPDQLNSIRVAMVNEKTRMRVSLRFPSIYSLRAYFSETNCTKTDVKKLPALDEKYIIGSEVAAEVLYRRITPHEISAKRNSWHFWAVPSIAAEEVSTSHSNSKPRSTVVPKKGSLWSELKGTGMLKWGQRRQVRYLARHVEDKRKQKFSSKVPDKEEEEEAGDEEEENAMEVASDEGEEEKASDDEKEEDEKAGKSRETKTNRKRNHQASSCKSQNNSKRPKNEMQNQIVAYKQKKNKVLKNSIDRWSVERYKLAEVNMLKIMKEQGAVFGKPILRPELRAQARKLIGDTGLLDHLLKHMAGKVAPGGEERFRRRHNAEGAMEYWLEKADLVDIRREAGVQDPYWTPPPGWKTGDNPTQDPLCAREIRNLKEEIAKLKRDMEEQLSKKHEEELAIVTSQISSVTSHDIEHEKLLTPLKEQMGKLKTAMEEAKRTESSEGPALMRLPESTSPAVTQKKRKEAIMQQKKEETVPRELRQEHSKAGCNRTPPTAKSPSPADDKAAKIERLKSGFRICKPQGTFLWPNMVISSPQVVVQLEDLFAVPTPPSVSSTSATQPHLLPAPPPQHDEPIPTSPLKPLAEKGPVTIALPTAVSRQIHSSDDVYGPQYENSSISTTSATSTNTTTITSQINLNEPPCNIQNDNGLTGSHSQGQTSTYPVTYQRRGHHTVTAIAAMPCVCNLEPAKKEMNQWEGGKDEGKEMMRYCEQEQQGCCSAASTCPCLSVEVGAWLALATSNQPLENKSKRG; this comes from the exons ATGATACATATTTGGGCGGACAACTGCTGCCGATATCTTCACCAATTGGTACCTTTTTTCTCTGATCATCTGATTCAAATTAAACATTTCTTGTCCATTCTTCCCCTCCTCTTCGCTTCATTTTCTCACAGCATGTCCCTTCCATCAGGCTCTATTCTTCAGAGCCCCTCTTATCAGTGTAGTTACAATATTGCCGATCCCGCAGAGCACATTAAAGTGGGTTCCTTCTATGAACTTGCTCACTCCAAGCTCCCTCCTAAATTCCCAGATCAACTAAACTCAATCCGGGTAGCCATG GTGAACGAGAAGACCAGAATGAGGGTGTCGCTTAGATTTCCAAGCATCTACTCTCTCCGAGCCTACTTCAGTGAGACTAACTGTACCAAAACAGATGTAAAGAAGCTGCCGGCACTGGACGAGAAGTACATTATAGGATCGGAAGTAGCAGCAGAAGTTCTGTATCGGCGGATCACTCCTCATGAAATCTCCGCGAAGAGAAATTCGTGGCATTTCTGGGCGGTTCCTTCGATTGCGGCCGAGGAGGTCTCCACCTCACACTCAAATTCTAAGCCTAGAAGTACTGTCGTTCCGAAGAAGGGTTCTCTTTGGTCTGAGCTCAAGGGCACCGGGATGCTCAAGTGGGGCCAGCGCCGGCAGGTCAGATACTTGGCTCGACATGTCGAGGATAAGCGCAAACAGAAATTTTCAAGTAAGGTTCCggacaaagaagaagaagaagaggcaggggatgaagaagaagagaacgcAATGGAGGTAGCAAGTGACGAGGGTGAAGAAGAGAAAGCCAGTGATGACGAGAAAGAAGAGGATGAGAAGGCTGGTAAGTCACGGGAAACCAAGACAAATCGCAAGAGAAATCATCAGGCGTCTAGCTGCAAGTCCCAGAATAATAGCAAAAGGCCAAAAAATGAAATGCAGAATCAAATTGTAGCTTACAAGCAGAAGAAAAACAAAGTACTCAAAAACTCCATTGACAGATGGTCCGTTGAGAG GTACAAGTTAGCTGAGGTGAACATGTTGAAGATAATGAAAGAACAAGGTGCAGTGTTTGGGAAACCAATTCTAAGGCCAGAATTGAGAGCTCAGGCAAGGAAGCTAATTGGGGATACAGGTCTGCTAGACCATTTACTGAAACATATGGCAGGGAAGGTGGCGCCAGGCGGGGAAGAGAGGTTTAGGAGGCGGCACAATGCAGAAGGGGCAATGGAGTATTGGCTGGAGAAAGCCGATTTAGTTGACATAAGAAGGGAGGCTGGGGTGCAAGATCCTTATTGGACTCCGCCACCTGGGTGGAAGACTGGTGATAATCCTACACAGGACCCTCTTTGTGCCAGGGAGATCAGAAATCTGAAGGAAGAGATAGCTAAATTGAAAAG GGATATGGAGGAGCAGTTATCCAAGAAGCATGAGGAAGAACTAGCTATTGTGACCTCCCAAATATCTTCTGTTACTAGTCACGACATAGAGCATGAGAAATTATTAACTCCACTTAAG GAACAAATGGGGAAGCTAAAAACAGCAATGGAGGAAGCAAAAAGAACAGAATCATCTGAAGGACCTGCATTAATGAGATTACCGGAATCAACATCTCCAGCAGTCActcagaaaaaaagaaaagaagcaaTAAtgcaacaaaagaaagaagaaaccgTACCAAGGGAATTAAGACAAGAGCATAGTAAGGCAGGATGCAACAGGACCCCACCAACAGCAAAATCACCGTCACCTGCAGATGATAAGGCAGCAAAAATAGAAAGACTGAAGAGTGGGTTCCGGATATGCAAGCCCCAGGGGACTTTCTTGTGGCCAAACATGGTGATCTCATCTCCTCAGGTTGTGGTCCAGCTTGAAGACCTCTTTGCAGTCCCTACACCGCCATCTGTCTCTTCCACATCAGCAACACAACCCCACCTTCTCCCTGCTCCTCCTCCTCAACACGATGAACCCATCCCTACTTCCCCTCTGAAGCCATTAGCTGAAAAAGGACCTGTCACCATCGCTCTACCCACAGCTGTCTCCCGACAAATTCATTCTTCCGACGATGTCTACGGTCCTCAGTATGAGAATAGCAGCATTAGTACCACATCTGCTACTAGCACTAATACCACCACCATAACCTCCCAGATCAACCTTAATGAGCCTCCTTGCAATATTCAAAATGACAATGGACTTACTGGTTCTCATTCTCAAGGTCAGACCTCCACATATCCAGTCACCTACCAAAGACGAGGCCATCATACTGTGACAGCCATTGCTGCTATGCCTTGTGTATGTAAT TTGGAACCTGCAAAAAAAGAGATGAACCAGTGGGAGGGAGGTAAAGACGAGGGAAAGGAAATGATGAGGTACTGTGAGCAGGAGCAACAGGGATGCTGCTCCGCCGCTTCCACATGTCCGTGCTTGTCAGTGGAAGTTGGAGCGTGGTTGGCTCTTGCAACTTCTAACCAGCCCCTTGAAAATAAATCTAAACGAGGTTAA
- the LOC110599790 gene encoding protein DYAD isoform X1, which translates to MIHIWADNCCRYLHQLVPFFSDHLIQIKHFLSILPLLFASFSHSMSLPSGSILQSPSYQCSYNIADPAEHIKVGSFYELAHSKLPPKFPDQLNSIRVAMVNEKTRMRVSLRFPSIYSLRAYFSETNCTKTDVKKLPALDEKYIIGSEVAAEVLYRRITPHEISAKRNSWHFWAVPSIAAEEVSTSHSNSKPRSTVVPKKGSLWSELKGTGMLKWGQRRQVRYLARHVEDKRKQKFSSKVPDKEEEEEAGDEEEENAMEVASDEGEEEKASDDEKEEDEKAGKSRETKTNRKRNHQASSCKSQNNSKRPKNEMQNQIVAYKQKKNKVLKNSIDRWSVERYKLAEVNMLKIMKEQGAVFGKPILRPELRAQARKLIGDTGLLDHLLKHMAGKVAPGGEERFRRRHNAEGAMEYWLEKADLVDIRREAGVQDPYWTPPPGWKTGDNPTQDPLCAREIRNLKEEIAKLKRDMEEQLSKKHEEELAIVTSQISSVTSHDIEHEKLLTPLKEMYIDLVNKKVKIEEQLMEISQSLCGMEEQMGKLKTAMEEAKRTESSEGPALMRLPESTSPAVTQKKRKEAIMQQKKEETVPRELRQEHSKAGCNRTPPTAKSPSPADDKAAKIERLKSGFRICKPQGTFLWPNMVISSPQVVVQLEDLFAVPTPPSVSSTSATQPHLLPAPPPQHDEPIPTSPLKPLAEKGPVTIALPTAVSRQIHSSDDVYGPQYENSSISTTSATSTNTTTITSQINLNEPPCNIQNDNGLTGSHSQGQTSTYPVTYQRRGHHTVTAIAAMPCVCNLEPAKKEMNQWEGGKDEGKEMMRYCEQEQQGCCSAASTCPCLSVEVGAWLALATSNQPLENKSKRG; encoded by the exons ATGATACATATTTGGGCGGACAACTGCTGCCGATATCTTCACCAATTGGTACCTTTTTTCTCTGATCATCTGATTCAAATTAAACATTTCTTGTCCATTCTTCCCCTCCTCTTCGCTTCATTTTCTCACAGCATGTCCCTTCCATCAGGCTCTATTCTTCAGAGCCCCTCTTATCAGTGTAGTTACAATATTGCCGATCCCGCAGAGCACATTAAAGTGGGTTCCTTCTATGAACTTGCTCACTCCAAGCTCCCTCCTAAATTCCCAGATCAACTAAACTCAATCCGGGTAGCCATG GTGAACGAGAAGACCAGAATGAGGGTGTCGCTTAGATTTCCAAGCATCTACTCTCTCCGAGCCTACTTCAGTGAGACTAACTGTACCAAAACAGATGTAAAGAAGCTGCCGGCACTGGACGAGAAGTACATTATAGGATCGGAAGTAGCAGCAGAAGTTCTGTATCGGCGGATCACTCCTCATGAAATCTCCGCGAAGAGAAATTCGTGGCATTTCTGGGCGGTTCCTTCGATTGCGGCCGAGGAGGTCTCCACCTCACACTCAAATTCTAAGCCTAGAAGTACTGTCGTTCCGAAGAAGGGTTCTCTTTGGTCTGAGCTCAAGGGCACCGGGATGCTCAAGTGGGGCCAGCGCCGGCAGGTCAGATACTTGGCTCGACATGTCGAGGATAAGCGCAAACAGAAATTTTCAAGTAAGGTTCCggacaaagaagaagaagaagaggcaggggatgaagaagaagagaacgcAATGGAGGTAGCAAGTGACGAGGGTGAAGAAGAGAAAGCCAGTGATGACGAGAAAGAAGAGGATGAGAAGGCTGGTAAGTCACGGGAAACCAAGACAAATCGCAAGAGAAATCATCAGGCGTCTAGCTGCAAGTCCCAGAATAATAGCAAAAGGCCAAAAAATGAAATGCAGAATCAAATTGTAGCTTACAAGCAGAAGAAAAACAAAGTACTCAAAAACTCCATTGACAGATGGTCCGTTGAGAG GTACAAGTTAGCTGAGGTGAACATGTTGAAGATAATGAAAGAACAAGGTGCAGTGTTTGGGAAACCAATTCTAAGGCCAGAATTGAGAGCTCAGGCAAGGAAGCTAATTGGGGATACAGGTCTGCTAGACCATTTACTGAAACATATGGCAGGGAAGGTGGCGCCAGGCGGGGAAGAGAGGTTTAGGAGGCGGCACAATGCAGAAGGGGCAATGGAGTATTGGCTGGAGAAAGCCGATTTAGTTGACATAAGAAGGGAGGCTGGGGTGCAAGATCCTTATTGGACTCCGCCACCTGGGTGGAAGACTGGTGATAATCCTACACAGGACCCTCTTTGTGCCAGGGAGATCAGAAATCTGAAGGAAGAGATAGCTAAATTGAAAAG GGATATGGAGGAGCAGTTATCCAAGAAGCATGAGGAAGAACTAGCTATTGTGACCTCCCAAATATCTTCTGTTACTAGTCACGACATAGAGCATGAGAAATTATTAACTCCACTTAAG GAAATGTATATTGATTTGGTGAATAAGAAGGTTAAGATTGAGGAACAATTGATGGAAATTTCGCAATCTTTGTGTGGGATGGAG GAACAAATGGGGAAGCTAAAAACAGCAATGGAGGAAGCAAAAAGAACAGAATCATCTGAAGGACCTGCATTAATGAGATTACCGGAATCAACATCTCCAGCAGTCActcagaaaaaaagaaaagaagcaaTAAtgcaacaaaagaaagaagaaaccgTACCAAGGGAATTAAGACAAGAGCATAGTAAGGCAGGATGCAACAGGACCCCACCAACAGCAAAATCACCGTCACCTGCAGATGATAAGGCAGCAAAAATAGAAAGACTGAAGAGTGGGTTCCGGATATGCAAGCCCCAGGGGACTTTCTTGTGGCCAAACATGGTGATCTCATCTCCTCAGGTTGTGGTCCAGCTTGAAGACCTCTTTGCAGTCCCTACACCGCCATCTGTCTCTTCCACATCAGCAACACAACCCCACCTTCTCCCTGCTCCTCCTCCTCAACACGATGAACCCATCCCTACTTCCCCTCTGAAGCCATTAGCTGAAAAAGGACCTGTCACCATCGCTCTACCCACAGCTGTCTCCCGACAAATTCATTCTTCCGACGATGTCTACGGTCCTCAGTATGAGAATAGCAGCATTAGTACCACATCTGCTACTAGCACTAATACCACCACCATAACCTCCCAGATCAACCTTAATGAGCCTCCTTGCAATATTCAAAATGACAATGGACTTACTGGTTCTCATTCTCAAGGTCAGACCTCCACATATCCAGTCACCTACCAAAGACGAGGCCATCATACTGTGACAGCCATTGCTGCTATGCCTTGTGTATGTAAT TTGGAACCTGCAAAAAAAGAGATGAACCAGTGGGAGGGAGGTAAAGACGAGGGAAAGGAAATGATGAGGTACTGTGAGCAGGAGCAACAGGGATGCTGCTCCGCCGCTTCCACATGTCCGTGCTTGTCAGTGGAAGTTGGAGCGTGGTTGGCTCTTGCAACTTCTAACCAGCCCCTTGAAAATAAATCTAAACGAGGTTAA
- the LOC110599790 gene encoding protein DYAD isoform X3 → MCMQEIMYLKRQQQSPDDAANDTYLGGQLLPISSPIGSILQSPSYQCSYNIADPAEHIKVGSFYELAHSKLPPKFPDQLNSIRVAMVNEKTRMRVSLRFPSIYSLRAYFSETNCTKTDVKKLPALDEKYIIGSEVAAEVLYRRITPHEISAKRNSWHFWAVPSIAAEEVSTSHSNSKPRSTVVPKKGSLWSELKGTGMLKWGQRRQVRYLARHVEDKRKQKFSSKVPDKEEEEEAGDEEEENAMEVASDEGEEEKASDDEKEEDEKAGKSRETKTNRKRNHQASSCKSQNNSKRPKNEMQNQIVAYKQKKNKVLKNSIDRWSVERYKLAEVNMLKIMKEQGAVFGKPILRPELRAQARKLIGDTGLLDHLLKHMAGKVAPGGEERFRRRHNAEGAMEYWLEKADLVDIRREAGVQDPYWTPPPGWKTGDNPTQDPLCAREIRNLKEEIAKLKRDMEEQLSKKHEEELAIVTSQISSVTSHDIEHEKLLTPLKEMYIDLVNKKVKIEEQLMEISQSLCGMEEQMGKLKTAMEEAKRTESSEGPALMRLPESTSPAVTQKKRKEAIMQQKKEETVPRELRQEHSKAGCNRTPPTAKSPSPADDKAAKIERLKSGFRICKPQGTFLWPNMVISSPQVVVQLEDLFAVPTPPSVSSTSATQPHLLPAPPPQHDEPIPTSPLKPLAEKGPVTIALPTAVSRQIHSSDDVYGPQYENSSISTTSATSTNTTTITSQINLNEPPCNIQNDNGLTGSHSQGQTSTYPVTYQRRGHHTVTAIAAMPCVCNLEPAKKEMNQWEGGKDEGKEMMRYCEQEQQGCCSAASTCPCLSVEVGAWLALATSNQPLENKSKRG, encoded by the exons ATGTGCATGCAGGAAATAATGTACTTGAAAAGGCAGCAACAAAGCCCCGACGACGCCGCAAATGATACATATTTGGGCGGACAACTGCTGCCGATATCTTCACCAATTG GCTCTATTCTTCAGAGCCCCTCTTATCAGTGTAGTTACAATATTGCCGATCCCGCAGAGCACATTAAAGTGGGTTCCTTCTATGAACTTGCTCACTCCAAGCTCCCTCCTAAATTCCCAGATCAACTAAACTCAATCCGGGTAGCCATG GTGAACGAGAAGACCAGAATGAGGGTGTCGCTTAGATTTCCAAGCATCTACTCTCTCCGAGCCTACTTCAGTGAGACTAACTGTACCAAAACAGATGTAAAGAAGCTGCCGGCACTGGACGAGAAGTACATTATAGGATCGGAAGTAGCAGCAGAAGTTCTGTATCGGCGGATCACTCCTCATGAAATCTCCGCGAAGAGAAATTCGTGGCATTTCTGGGCGGTTCCTTCGATTGCGGCCGAGGAGGTCTCCACCTCACACTCAAATTCTAAGCCTAGAAGTACTGTCGTTCCGAAGAAGGGTTCTCTTTGGTCTGAGCTCAAGGGCACCGGGATGCTCAAGTGGGGCCAGCGCCGGCAGGTCAGATACTTGGCTCGACATGTCGAGGATAAGCGCAAACAGAAATTTTCAAGTAAGGTTCCggacaaagaagaagaagaagaggcaggggatgaagaagaagagaacgcAATGGAGGTAGCAAGTGACGAGGGTGAAGAAGAGAAAGCCAGTGATGACGAGAAAGAAGAGGATGAGAAGGCTGGTAAGTCACGGGAAACCAAGACAAATCGCAAGAGAAATCATCAGGCGTCTAGCTGCAAGTCCCAGAATAATAGCAAAAGGCCAAAAAATGAAATGCAGAATCAAATTGTAGCTTACAAGCAGAAGAAAAACAAAGTACTCAAAAACTCCATTGACAGATGGTCCGTTGAGAG GTACAAGTTAGCTGAGGTGAACATGTTGAAGATAATGAAAGAACAAGGTGCAGTGTTTGGGAAACCAATTCTAAGGCCAGAATTGAGAGCTCAGGCAAGGAAGCTAATTGGGGATACAGGTCTGCTAGACCATTTACTGAAACATATGGCAGGGAAGGTGGCGCCAGGCGGGGAAGAGAGGTTTAGGAGGCGGCACAATGCAGAAGGGGCAATGGAGTATTGGCTGGAGAAAGCCGATTTAGTTGACATAAGAAGGGAGGCTGGGGTGCAAGATCCTTATTGGACTCCGCCACCTGGGTGGAAGACTGGTGATAATCCTACACAGGACCCTCTTTGTGCCAGGGAGATCAGAAATCTGAAGGAAGAGATAGCTAAATTGAAAAG GGATATGGAGGAGCAGTTATCCAAGAAGCATGAGGAAGAACTAGCTATTGTGACCTCCCAAATATCTTCTGTTACTAGTCACGACATAGAGCATGAGAAATTATTAACTCCACTTAAG GAAATGTATATTGATTTGGTGAATAAGAAGGTTAAGATTGAGGAACAATTGATGGAAATTTCGCAATCTTTGTGTGGGATGGAG GAACAAATGGGGAAGCTAAAAACAGCAATGGAGGAAGCAAAAAGAACAGAATCATCTGAAGGACCTGCATTAATGAGATTACCGGAATCAACATCTCCAGCAGTCActcagaaaaaaagaaaagaagcaaTAAtgcaacaaaagaaagaagaaaccgTACCAAGGGAATTAAGACAAGAGCATAGTAAGGCAGGATGCAACAGGACCCCACCAACAGCAAAATCACCGTCACCTGCAGATGATAAGGCAGCAAAAATAGAAAGACTGAAGAGTGGGTTCCGGATATGCAAGCCCCAGGGGACTTTCTTGTGGCCAAACATGGTGATCTCATCTCCTCAGGTTGTGGTCCAGCTTGAAGACCTCTTTGCAGTCCCTACACCGCCATCTGTCTCTTCCACATCAGCAACACAACCCCACCTTCTCCCTGCTCCTCCTCCTCAACACGATGAACCCATCCCTACTTCCCCTCTGAAGCCATTAGCTGAAAAAGGACCTGTCACCATCGCTCTACCCACAGCTGTCTCCCGACAAATTCATTCTTCCGACGATGTCTACGGTCCTCAGTATGAGAATAGCAGCATTAGTACCACATCTGCTACTAGCACTAATACCACCACCATAACCTCCCAGATCAACCTTAATGAGCCTCCTTGCAATATTCAAAATGACAATGGACTTACTGGTTCTCATTCTCAAGGTCAGACCTCCACATATCCAGTCACCTACCAAAGACGAGGCCATCATACTGTGACAGCCATTGCTGCTATGCCTTGTGTATGTAAT TTGGAACCTGCAAAAAAAGAGATGAACCAGTGGGAGGGAGGTAAAGACGAGGGAAAGGAAATGATGAGGTACTGTGAGCAGGAGCAACAGGGATGCTGCTCCGCCGCTTCCACATGTCCGTGCTTGTCAGTGGAAGTTGGAGCGTGGTTGGCTCTTGCAACTTCTAACCAGCCCCTTGAAAATAAATCTAAACGAGGTTAA